The following proteins come from a genomic window of Aquimarina sp. MAR_2010_214:
- the yidC gene encoding membrane protein insertase YidC yields the protein MEEKKFDLNSIIGFALIFGIIVWMFYLNQPTPEEIEAEKAKKEQLESEKKTDTEKTTDFVKESEAIVVNSQDSVALSNAKSQLGAFSYSASLPSAKDEFTKVENEVLSLKVNNRGGYISEALLKNFKTYDSVPVYLIKDGKNASFNINFGTTDNRILNTEDLFFEPSVTKNGESTILSMKLKVSDTKFLEYRYELKPNEYMVDFTIRSQGLQQVINSSQTVNLDWKLQGIRHAKSATYENRYTELSYEYDGDKDDYLGQGEFADDEEQDVSWIAFKQHFFTSVLLTDTPFKKASFTSKNIANSSELDDKDIKVTKEFSASMPLELQGGELSYTMDWYYGPTDYRILNTYDRNLDEIVPLGWGIFGIINKYLFIPFFGFLSGFLPYGIAIVVMTIIVRIILSPVTYKSYLSQAKMKVLRPEITEINEKHKDNAMKKQQETMALYGKAGVNPMSGCLPAVMQIPVFYALFNFFPSAFQLRQKSFLWADDLSSYDNIAQLPFTIPFYGDHISLFPILASVAIFIYMMMTTGQTMQTQQPGMPNMKFIMYLSPLMMLFFFNNYASGLSLYYFISNLITIGIMLVIKNVIIDEDKIHAKIQENKKKPKKQGKFQKKMKELMEQAEEQKGKKK from the coding sequence ATGGAAGAAAAGAAATTTGATCTTAATTCGATAATTGGATTTGCACTTATTTTTGGAATCATCGTTTGGATGTTCTATCTAAATCAACCAACTCCTGAAGAAATTGAGGCAGAAAAAGCCAAAAAAGAACAACTAGAGTCAGAGAAAAAAACAGATACCGAAAAAACTACAGATTTTGTAAAAGAAAGCGAAGCGATCGTAGTAAACTCTCAAGATTCTGTAGCATTATCTAATGCAAAATCTCAATTGGGCGCATTTTCGTACTCTGCTAGTTTACCATCGGCCAAAGATGAATTTACAAAGGTCGAAAACGAAGTTTTGAGTCTTAAGGTAAATAATAGAGGAGGGTATATCTCAGAAGCACTGCTAAAAAACTTTAAAACCTACGACTCGGTACCTGTATACTTGATTAAAGATGGAAAAAATGCTTCTTTCAATATTAATTTTGGAACCACAGATAATAGAATCTTAAATACAGAAGACTTATTTTTTGAACCTTCGGTAACCAAAAATGGAGAGAGTACAATCCTGTCTATGAAACTAAAGGTTTCTGATACCAAATTCCTGGAGTATCGTTACGAATTGAAGCCAAATGAGTATATGGTTGATTTTACAATTCGATCTCAAGGATTACAACAAGTAATTAATAGTAGCCAAACAGTAAATTTAGATTGGAAACTTCAAGGAATCAGACATGCTAAAAGTGCAACTTACGAAAATCGATATACCGAACTTTCATACGAATATGATGGTGATAAAGATGATTATTTAGGGCAAGGAGAGTTTGCAGATGATGAAGAGCAAGATGTGAGCTGGATTGCCTTTAAGCAACATTTCTTTACTTCTGTGCTTCTAACAGATACCCCGTTCAAAAAAGCATCTTTTACCTCTAAGAATATCGCTAACTCAAGCGAGTTGGATGATAAAGATATAAAAGTGACCAAAGAATTTTCTGCCTCTATGCCTCTAGAATTGCAAGGAGGAGAGCTTAGTTATACCATGGATTGGTATTATGGTCCAACCGATTATAGGATTTTAAATACTTATGACCGTAACCTCGATGAGATAGTACCTCTAGGTTGGGGGATTTTCGGAATAATAAATAAATATTTGTTTATTCCGTTTTTTGGGTTTTTAAGTGGATTTCTTCCTTATGGTATTGCAATTGTGGTAATGACTATAATTGTACGTATCATCTTATCTCCTGTTACATATAAGTCATACTTATCGCAGGCTAAAATGAAAGTTTTACGCCCAGAGATTACAGAGATTAATGAGAAGCATAAGGATAATGCGATGAAAAAACAGCAAGAAACAATGGCTCTTTATGGTAAGGCAGGAGTTAACCCTATGAGTGGTTGCCTACCAGCTGTAATGCAGATTCCTGTTTTCTATGCATTATTCAATTTCTTCCCAAGTGCATTTCAATTACGACAAAAAAGTTTCCTTTGGGCAGATGACTTATCTAGTTATGATAACATAGCACAATTGCCATTTACAATTCCTTTTTATGGAGATCACATTAGTTTATTTCCTATACTAGCATCGGTCGCTATATTTATCTATATGATGATGACTACAGGGCAAACTATGCAAACGCAACAACCAGGGATGCCAAACATGAAGTTTATCATGTATTTATCCCCATTAATGATGTTATTTTTCTTTAATAACTATGCAAGTGGATTATCATTGTACTATTTTATTTCTAACCTGATTACTATCGGAATTATGTTAGTTATTAAAAACGTAATTATTGATGAAGATAAG
- a CDS encoding CTP synthase, which translates to MANTKYVFVTGGVSSSLGKGIIAASLAKLLQARGYRVTIQKLDPYINVDPGTLNPYEHGECYVTDDGAETDLDLGHYERFLNTPTSQANNVTTGRIYQSVIQKERRGEFLGKTVQVVPHITNEIKERIQILGKSGAYDIVITEIGGTVGDIESLPYIEAVRQLKWELGDNNALVIHLTLIPYLSAAGELKTKPTQHSVKTLMESGIKADILVCRTEHKLSDDLRKKLALFCNVRQEAVIESIDASTIYDVPNLMLQEGLDKVVLKQLLLQDDDEPNLEKWNKFLQRHKNPKCQVTIGLIGKYVELQDSYKSILEAFIHAGAENEVKVNVVSIHSEYITNDTIENEIAHLDGVLVAPGFGERGTEGKIKAVQFARENKLPFFGICLGMQMAVIEYSRNVLGLKEATSVEVNKDTPHPVIDIMEEQKSITDMGGTMRLGAWDCELVENSKVFEAYGKSMIAERHRHRYEYNNKYKEQLENAGLRTTGVNPKTGLVEIVEIPDHPWFVGVQYHPEYKSTVANPHPLFIAFIRAAVEYSKKDKSAKVSQGQ; encoded by the coding sequence ATGGCTAATACCAAATATGTTTTTGTAACCGGAGGTGTGTCTTCTTCTTTAGGAAAAGGGATAATAGCAGCTTCTCTGGCTAAATTATTGCAGGCAAGAGGATACAGGGTTACAATTCAGAAACTGGATCCTTATATAAATGTTGATCCAGGAACCTTGAACCCATATGAACATGGTGAATGCTATGTAACCGATGATGGAGCAGAGACCGATCTTGATCTTGGACACTATGAACGCTTTTTGAATACACCAACCTCGCAAGCTAATAATGTTACTACAGGAAGGATTTATCAAAGTGTTATCCAAAAAGAAAGACGAGGGGAGTTTTTAGGAAAAACAGTTCAAGTTGTTCCACATATCACTAACGAAATTAAAGAGAGAATACAGATTCTCGGTAAAAGTGGAGCCTATGATATTGTAATAACCGAAATAGGAGGAACTGTTGGTGATATCGAATCTCTACCATATATAGAAGCAGTACGTCAATTAAAATGGGAACTGGGAGATAATAATGCTCTAGTTATTCATTTAACATTGATACCGTACTTATCTGCTGCAGGAGAGTTAAAAACAAAACCTACCCAACATAGTGTAAAAACATTGATGGAGAGTGGTATAAAAGCCGATATTTTAGTATGTAGAACAGAGCATAAACTCTCTGATGATTTACGTAAAAAACTAGCACTTTTCTGTAATGTTAGACAAGAAGCGGTAATAGAATCAATCGATGCATCAACAATTTATGATGTACCTAATTTAATGCTTCAAGAAGGCTTGGATAAAGTAGTTCTTAAGCAATTACTTCTTCAAGATGACGACGAACCTAACTTAGAGAAATGGAATAAGTTTTTGCAAAGACATAAAAATCCAAAATGTCAGGTTACTATTGGGCTTATTGGTAAATATGTAGAGTTACAAGATTCTTATAAATCAATTTTAGAAGCATTTATTCATGCAGGAGCAGAGAATGAAGTGAAAGTAAATGTAGTAAGCATCCATTCAGAATATATTACTAATGATACAATAGAAAATGAAATAGCTCATTTAGATGGAGTTTTAGTTGCTCCGGGATTTGGAGAACGTGGTACAGAAGGAAAAATTAAAGCTGTGCAATTTGCAAGAGAGAATAAGCTACCGTTTTTTGGGATTTGCTTAGGAATGCAAATGGCGGTTATTGAATACTCTCGTAATGTTTTAGGATTAAAAGAGGCTACTTCTGTAGAAGTAAATAAAGATACACCACATCCGGTAATAGATATTATGGAAGAGCAGAAGAGTATTACGGATATGGGAGGTACAATGAGACTAGGTGCCTGGGATTGCGAATTGGTAGAAAATAGTAAGGTATTTGAAGCTTATGGAAAATCTATGATAGCCGAACGCCATCGTCATCGATATGAATATAACAATAAATATAAAGAACAACTAGAAAACGCAGGACTTAGGACTACTGGAGTTAACCCTAAAACTGGATTGGTAGAAATTGTAGAAATCCCAGATCATCCATGGTTTGTAGGGGTTCAATATCACCCAGAATATAAGAGTACAGTTGCAAATCCGCATCCTTTGTTTATTGCTTTTATAAGGGCAGCTGTTGAATATTCAAAAAAAGATAAGAGTGCCAAAGTGTCACAAGGACAGTAA
- a CDS encoding DUF5606 domain-containing protein, translating into MSLDKILAISGKPGLYELKTQTRSGFLAESLLDGKRLSVSIRHNVSVLSEIAIYTFTEEVPLREIFKKIFEKENGEQAINHKESKGKLEAYFSEILPDYDEDRVYASDIKKVIQWYNILQSKGLTDFSEAEEEDKVAEEEE; encoded by the coding sequence ATGAGCTTAGATAAGATATTAGCAATATCGGGTAAACCCGGTTTGTATGAGTTGAAAACACAAACTCGTAGTGGGTTTTTGGCAGAATCTTTATTGGATGGAAAAAGATTATCAGTAAGTATAAGACACAATGTAAGCGTACTTAGTGAAATTGCAATTTATACGTTTACTGAAGAAGTTCCTTTACGAGAAATTTTTAAAAAGATCTTTGAAAAGGAAAACGGAGAACAAGCTATAAATCATAAAGAATCTAAGGGTAAATTAGAAGCTTATTTCAGTGAAATATTACCTGATTATGATGAAGATAGGGTATATGCAAGTGATATAAAAAAAGTAATCCAATGGTATAATATTCTACAATCTAAAGGATTAACAGATTTTTCTGAAGCAGAAGAAGAAGATAAAGTAGCTGAAGAAGAAGAATAA
- the def gene encoding peptide deformylase, producing the protein MILPIVAYGDPVLKKKGKEITKDYPKLSELLDNMFETMYNAHGVGLAAPQIGIPIRLFIVDAEPFSEDEELSKEEAEQLKNFKKVFINATILEETGEEWAFAEGCLSIPDIREDVFRNETIKIKYFDENFVEHTETYDGLVARVIQHEYDHIEGILFTDKLSSLKKRLIKGKLANISKGKISSEYRMRFPLAKKGR; encoded by the coding sequence ATGATACTTCCCATTGTAGCATACGGAGATCCGGTATTGAAGAAAAAAGGAAAAGAGATAACCAAGGATTATCCTAAATTATCAGAATTGCTGGATAATATGTTTGAGACCATGTATAATGCACATGGAGTTGGATTAGCAGCTCCTCAAATAGGAATTCCTATTAGATTATTTATTGTTGACGCAGAACCCTTTTCTGAAGATGAAGAGTTATCCAAAGAAGAAGCAGAACAGTTAAAGAATTTTAAAAAAGTATTTATTAATGCTACAATTCTAGAAGAAACAGGAGAAGAATGGGCTTTTGCAGAAGGGTGTTTGAGTATTCCCGATATACGAGAAGATGTATTTCGTAATGAAACGATTAAAATTAAGTATTTTGATGAGAATTTTGTGGAGCATACCGAGACCTATGATGGGTTGGTAGCAAGAGTGATTCAGCATGAATACGATCATATTGAAGGAATTTTGTTTACAGATAAACTATCAAGCCTTAAGAAGCGTTTAATAAAAGGAAAACTGGCTAATATTTCTAAAGGAAAAATTAGTTCAGAATATAGAATGCGATTTCCTTTGGCTAAAAAAGGTAGATAA
- the ruvX gene encoding Holliday junction resolvase RuvX, giving the protein MARILAIDYGGKRCGIAVTDELQIIASGLTTVDTSELLSWLEDYVSKEEVELFIVGEPKRLHGEASESEQLISPFLDKLGELLPNIPVKRIDERFTSKIAFDTMIASGISKKKRRDKALVDQISATIILQDYLYNR; this is encoded by the coding sequence ATGGCACGAATATTGGCGATAGATTATGGAGGGAAAAGATGCGGAATTGCAGTTACAGATGAATTGCAAATTATCGCTTCTGGATTAACTACTGTAGATACTTCAGAATTATTGTCATGGTTAGAGGATTATGTGTCTAAAGAAGAAGTAGAACTTTTTATAGTAGGAGAGCCTAAAAGATTGCATGGCGAAGCCTCAGAAAGTGAACAGTTAATTTCACCTTTTTTAGACAAGCTAGGTGAATTACTGCCAAATATTCCTGTTAAAAGGATTGATGAACGTTTTACCTCTAAAATTGCTTTTGATACTATGATCGCTAGTGGTATTTCAAAAAAGAAAAGAAGAGATAAAGCATTAGTAGATCAGATTAGTGCAACGATTATACTGCAAGATTATTTGTATAATCGATAA
- a CDS encoding 2,3,4,5-tetrahydropyridine-2,6-dicarboxylate N-succinyltransferase has translation MNQLKETIEKAWENRELLKEPNTQNAIREVVSLLDSGELRVAEPIEGGWQVNEWVKKGVVLYFPIQKMETLEAGIFEYHDKIPLKKGYEAKGIRVVPNAVARHGAYISSGTILMPSYVNIGAYVDKGTMVDTWATVGSCAQIGKNVHLSGGVGIGGVLEPLQAAPVIIEDNAFIGSRCIVVEGVRVEKEAVLGANVVLTASTKIIDVTGNTPVERKGVVPAGSVVIPGSYTKKFAAGEFNVPCALIIGKRKESTDKKTSLNDALREYDVAV, from the coding sequence ATGAACCAACTAAAAGAAACTATAGAAAAAGCTTGGGAAAACAGAGAGCTTTTAAAAGAACCAAATACTCAGAATGCGATACGTGAAGTAGTTAGCTTATTAGATTCTGGAGAACTTAGAGTAGCAGAACCTATAGAAGGTGGCTGGCAAGTAAATGAATGGGTAAAAAAAGGAGTAGTATTATACTTCCCAATCCAAAAAATGGAAACTCTAGAAGCTGGAATTTTTGAATACCATGATAAAATTCCATTAAAAAAAGGATATGAAGCTAAAGGAATTCGTGTAGTTCCTAATGCTGTTGCACGTCATGGTGCTTATATCTCTTCTGGTACTATTTTAATGCCTAGTTATGTAAACATAGGTGCTTACGTAGATAAAGGTACTATGGTAGACACATGGGCCACTGTTGGTAGCTGTGCTCAAATTGGAAAAAATGTTCATCTTAGTGGAGGTGTTGGGATTGGTGGTGTTTTGGAACCATTACAAGCTGCCCCTGTTATTATAGAAGATAATGCATTTATAGGATCAAGATGTATTGTAGTCGAAGGTGTTCGAGTAGAAAAAGAAGCTGTATTAGGTGCTAATGTAGTACTAACAGCATCTACCAAGATTATCGATGTTACAGGAAATACTCCTGTAGAAAGAAAAGGAGTTGTACCAGCTGGTTCTGTTGTAATTCCAGGAAGTTATACTAAGAAATTTGCTGCTGGAGAATTTAATGTACCTTGCGCTTTGATTATTGGAAAACGTAAGGAAAGTACTGATAAGAAAACTTCACTCAATGATGCTCTTCGTGAATACGATGTAGCCGTATAG
- a CDS encoding glycosyltransferase family 9 protein — MKILVIQQKMIGDVLTSTIICEALRKEYPDAIIDFLVNSNTKPVILENPFFDHIIEFKNEYQEDKKALYTFLKQIRKSKYDYVIDVYGKLESNLITLFSGASQRVSFYKWYTQFLYTKTIKRNLVPITNASISIENRLRLVFPENRITSEITRPKIFLTKEEKEKAREFLESNGITSKTPLIMISVLGSEMRKTLPLEYMAKIIDIIVKNTEAHILFNYIPDQEKDARTVYNLSMPRTQRHIHFDVFAKSLRGFLAILSHCDALIGNEGGAVNIAKALDIPTFTVFSPWIPKKAWNMFEDGETQMSVHLSEYMPELFSNKSTKELKKKSLELYPYFKPELFINQLHDFLNKNL, encoded by the coding sequence ATGAAGATTTTGGTTATTCAACAGAAGATGATTGGTGATGTACTCACAAGTACTATCATTTGTGAGGCATTACGAAAAGAATATCCTGATGCCATAATTGATTTTCTTGTAAACTCTAATACAAAACCTGTTATATTAGAAAATCCATTTTTTGATCATATTATAGAGTTTAAGAATGAATACCAAGAGGATAAAAAAGCGCTGTATACATTTTTAAAACAGATACGAAAATCTAAATACGATTATGTAATTGATGTCTATGGAAAACTAGAAAGTAATCTTATTACACTGTTTTCTGGAGCTTCTCAAAGAGTTTCTTTTTATAAATGGTACACTCAGTTTTTGTATACAAAGACAATTAAAAGAAACCTTGTACCTATTACAAATGCAAGTATTTCAATAGAAAACAGATTGCGCTTAGTTTTTCCTGAAAACAGAATCACCTCTGAGATCACAAGGCCAAAAATATTTTTAACTAAAGAAGAAAAAGAAAAAGCTCGTGAGTTTTTAGAATCGAATGGAATTACTTCAAAAACGCCATTAATAATGATCAGTGTTTTAGGTAGTGAAATGAGAAAAACTCTTCCTCTAGAGTACATGGCTAAAATTATAGATATTATCGTTAAGAATACAGAGGCTCATATTCTTTTTAATTATATTCCTGATCAGGAAAAAGATGCTCGTACTGTTTATAATCTTAGCATGCCGAGAACACAAAGACATATCCATTTTGACGTATTTGCTAAGAGCTTACGTGGATTTCTTGCCATCCTCTCTCATTGTGATGCATTAATTGGTAATGAAGGAGGTGCGGTAAATATTGCAAAAGCTCTTGATATACCTACTTTTACTGTTTTTTCTCCTTGGATTCCTAAAAAAGCCTGGAATATGTTTGAAGATGGAGAAACACAAATGTCTGTTCATTTATCTGAGTATATGCCCGAACTATTTTCAAACAAAAGCACTAAGGAGCTCAAAAAGAAATCTTTAGAACTTTACCCTTACTTTAAACCCGAATTATTCATTAATCAATTGCATGATTTTTTAAATAAAAACTTGTAA
- a CDS encoding glycosyltransferase family 2 protein — protein MTYKTTSTMVKLSGVIITYNEERKIEKCLESLQGVVDEIVVVDSFSTDRTEEICKKYNVKFVKQEFLGYKEQKNFVITQASYDHIISLDGDEALSSKLQESLIKLKSNWVHDGYYMNRYNNFCEQWINHSDWYPDKKLRAFKKGKGEWKGINPHDSYKLYDPKKCGKLKGDILHWNYPTYSAYNKQIEKFSTISAHSYYELGKNATLWKILFNPTWAFFKAYFLRLGFLDGLNGLIICIQTANLTFLKYIKLRELIREKKLKTVRENSQQITEQV, from the coding sequence ATGACCTACAAAACAACATCAACAATGGTTAAGCTCTCTGGAGTTATTATTACATATAATGAAGAAAGGAAAATTGAAAAATGCTTGGAGTCACTTCAAGGGGTAGTTGATGAAATTGTTGTTGTTGATTCTTTTTCTACGGATAGAACTGAAGAAATTTGCAAAAAATACAATGTTAAGTTTGTGAAGCAAGAATTTCTTGGTTATAAGGAACAAAAAAACTTCGTAATTACTCAAGCTTCTTATGATCATATTATCTCTCTTGACGGAGATGAGGCCTTATCCTCTAAACTTCAGGAATCTCTCATAAAATTAAAATCTAATTGGGTTCATGATGGTTATTACATGAACCGATATAATAATTTTTGTGAGCAATGGATTAATCATTCTGATTGGTATCCTGATAAAAAATTAAGGGCTTTTAAAAAAGGAAAAGGAGAATGGAAAGGAATTAATCCTCATGATTCTTATAAATTATACGATCCTAAAAAATGTGGCAAATTAAAAGGAGATATACTTCATTGGAATTACCCGACATACAGCGCTTATAATAAACAAATTGAAAAGTTCTCTACAATATCAGCTCATTCATATTATGAATTAGGAAAAAATGCAACGTTGTGGAAAATTTTATTTAATCCTACCTGGGCTTTTTTTAAAGCATACTTCTTAAGGCTTGGATTTCTAGATGGGCTAAATGGGCTTATTATTTGTATCCAAACTGCAAATCTTACTTTTTTAAAATATATTAAACTAAGAGAATTAATACGAGAAAAAAAGCTTAAAACAGTCAGGGAAAATTCTCAACAAATAACAGAACAGGTATAA
- a CDS encoding Kdo domain containing protein: protein MQHKFIIHPDYKSVETEVQKTIAHFDDYHEILGDAERNVIKIVEIEGEKYTIKSFKVPNFINQVVYRFFRKSKAERSYSYANKLLELGIKTPFPLAYDLYTTFCLFKKSYYISKLVDCDLTYRELTTDFDIPDHESILRAFTRFTYMLHKNGVNFLDHSPGNTLVKRKKEEYEFYLVDLNRMKFGEMDFDTRIKNFAKLTIHESMVQVMSNEYAKCTGEDEKEIFDLMWKYTEEFQDKYYRKRRIKRKIFFWKKKYQEIS from the coding sequence ATGCAACATAAATTTATCATACATCCAGATTATAAATCAGTAGAAACCGAAGTGCAGAAAACAATAGCGCATTTTGATGACTATCATGAGATATTAGGAGATGCAGAGCGCAATGTTATAAAAATTGTAGAGATTGAAGGTGAAAAATATACAATCAAATCATTCAAGGTTCCTAATTTTATAAATCAGGTTGTATATCGATTCTTTAGAAAATCAAAAGCAGAAAGATCTTATAGTTATGCGAATAAGTTATTGGAGCTAGGCATAAAAACACCATTCCCATTGGCATATGATTTATATACTACCTTTTGTTTATTTAAGAAAAGCTATTATATAAGTAAACTGGTAGATTGTGATCTTACATATCGCGAATTAACTACCGATTTTGATATACCTGACCATGAATCTATTCTTAGGGCCTTTACTCGGTTTACATATATGTTGCATAAAAATGGAGTTAATTTCCTTGATCATTCCCCTGGGAATACATTGGTAAAAAGAAAAAAAGAAGAGTATGAGTTTTATTTGGTAGATCTTAACCGGATGAAATTTGGAGAAATGGATTTTGATACTAGAATTAAAAATTTTGCTAAATTAACCATACATGAATCTATGGTTCAGGTAATGAGTAATGAATATGCAAAATGTACAGGAGAAGATGAAAAAGAGATATTTGATCTTATGTGGAAGTACACTGAAGAGTTTCAGGACAAATATTACCGTAAACGTCGAATAAAAAGAAAAATATTTTTCTGGAAAAAGAAGTATCAAGAAATATCATAA